Proteins encoded in a region of the Nicotiana tomentosiformis chromosome 9, ASM39032v3, whole genome shotgun sequence genome:
- the LOC104088545 gene encoding uncharacterized protein: protein MEPLSTSGGSSVLPSTQPPPPPPNPAAKEKKAYLKMKKKVLLKIKAQYEKEIAQYERESKSLNEMKAEAEIEIERRNLHQSTTVPFDPLAQSLDSTSGRLVDGLLAQAEAQEAVIRKVSNLCDVAEAYCTLEEERMKQSFFDLPVWAGPPRELVTFLCVEENSGQE from the exons ATGGAGCCTTTGTCTACAAGTGGCGGAAGCAGCGTTCTGCCGTCCACTCAACCACCTCCGCCGCCGCCAAATCCAGCTGCTAAGGAGAAAAAGGCATActtaaaaatgaagaaaaaggtACTCCTAAAAATCAAAGCACAGTACGAAAAAGAGATTGCACAGTACGAAAGAGAGTCGAAGTCATTGAATGAAATGAAAGCAGAAGCCGAAATCGAAATCGAACGACGAAACCTTCACCAGAGCACCACTGTACCATTTGATCCGCTGGCGCAATCATTGGATTCGACCTCAGGGCGGCTAGTTGATGGGCTCCTAGCTCAG GCTGAAGCTCAGGAAGCGGTGATTCGCAAGGTATCCAATCTCTGTGATGTTGCTGAGGCATATTGTACTTTAGAAGAAGAAAGGATGAAGCAGTCATTCTTCGACCTTCCAGTTTGGGCAGGGCCCCCTCGGGAGCTTGTTACTTTTTTATGTGTAGAAGAGAATTCTGGACAAGAATGA